A DNA window from Drosophila virilis strain 15010-1051.87 chromosome 4, Dvir_AGI_RSII-ME, whole genome shotgun sequence contains the following coding sequences:
- the LOC6628880 gene encoding ethanolaminephosphotransferase 1: protein MGNMRYLSETHLRGFERYKYNSIDTSFLSVYIMHPFWNSCVKYLPMWLAPNILTFVGFLMTVVNFILIAYYDWDFKAANDKSVGNTVPGWVWTVAAINILIYYNLDGMDGKQARRTGTSGPLGELFDHGLDSYSAALIPIYIFSLFGTADLPPIRMFFVIWNVFLNFYFTHVEKYNTGVMFLPWGYDFTMWGVSVMLFVATLVGPEIYRSSFYGFTVANMFEVGLIGSGILSSHPIIIRNIYLSYKNKTGKMRPMMEMLRPFFAFVWLFLITLVWSFYSRNQVINLEPRILWILYGTIFSNIACRLIVAQMSDTRCDGFNILMWPLLATVGVCCFPWYEHVFGMDLTAQGERWLVHGLTIFVTLAHWHYGYGVVSEMCNHFKIRCFKITKPPGNAVQELTETNEVTKRTETTEEV from the exons atggGTAACATGCGCTATTTGTCGGAGACTCATTTGCGGGGCTTCGAGCGTTACAAG TACAACAGCATAGACACTAGTTTTCTGAGTGTCTATATAATGCATCCGTTCTGGAATTCCTGCGTGAAG TATTTACCGATGTGGCTGGCGCCTAATATACTCACTTTTGTCGGTTTTCTCATGACCGTGGTGAACTTCATATTGATAGCTTATTACGACTGGGACTTCAAGGCGGCCAATGACAAATCGGTGGGCAACACGGTGCCCGGCTGGGTCTGGACCGTGGCGGCCATCAACATACTCATCTATTACAATTTGG ATGGCATGGATGGCAAGCAGGCGCGTCGCACGGGCACGAGTGGTCCGCTCGGCGAGCTCTTCGATCATGGCTTGGACTCATATTCGGCAGCCCTAATACCCATCTATATATTTTCACTGTTTGGCACGGCGGACTTGCCGCCAATACGCATGTTTTTTGTTATATGGAACGTGTTTCTCAATTTCTATTTTACGCATGTGGAAAAGTATAATACGGGCGTTATGTTCTTGCCCTGGGGCTATGACTTTACCATGTGG GGCGTCAGCGTGATGCTGTTTGTGGCCACATTGGTGGGTCCGGAAATTTATCGCTCCAGCTTTTATGGTTTTACGGTGGCGAATATGTTTGAGGTTGGCCTCATTGGTTCCGGCATACTATCCAGTCATCCAATTATTATAAGGAACATCTATCT CTCATATAAGAATAAGACGGGCAAAATGCGTCCCATGATGGAGATGTTGCGTCCATTTTTCGCCTTCGTCTGGCTCTTTCTGATCACCTTGGTTTGGTCATTCTATTCGCGAAATCAGGTCATTAATCTGGAGCCGCGTATCCTGTGGATACTCTACGGCACTATCTTCTCCAATATTGCA TGCCGCCTGATTGTGGCCCAAATGTCGGATACACGTTGCGATGGCTTTAATATACTTATGTGGCCACTGCTTGCCACTGTGGGCGTCTGTTGTTTTCCGTGGTATGAGCATGTTTTCGGCATGGATCTGACGGCACAGGGCGAACGCTGGCTCGTCCATGGCCTAACAATATTCGTCACATTGGCGCACTGGCATTATGGCTATGGTGTG GTCTCGGAAATGTGTAATCATTTTAAGATTCGTTGCTTCAAA ATAACTAAACCGCCTGGCAACGCTGTGCAGGAACTGACCGAGACCAATGAAGTCACAAAACGCACGGAGACCACTGAAGAAGTGTAA
- the LOC116651723 gene encoding rasGEF domain-containing serine/threonine-protein kinase X-like yields the protein MGIYGGNGRAASDEQRAIINEHHFNNLVSSKRNKRSLSSTRIEKDKCDEYNTKLLRKTSVVAAAAAAAAAAAAAAAAAAASTMSKNNINSHNNNNNNSGSSSKHNSNSGTPTTSIGGGSFRLSRRIFAESGSSASTSASNSGIPTPTQPPSLPWQQQHPQRGASRLTTEREQQQHLKLRKKISY from the coding sequence ATGGGCATCTATGGCGGCAACGGACGTGCCGCTAGCGACGAACAGCGTGCCATCATCAACGAGCATCATTTTAATAACCTGGTCAGCAGCAAGCGGAACAAGCGTTCTCTCAGCTCCACACGCATCGAGAAGGACAAGTGCGACGAGTACAACACGAAGTTGCTGCGAAAGACAAGCGtagttgccgctgccgcagcggcagcagcagcagcggcggcggcggctgctgcagccgctgcttcGACAATGagcaaaaataacattaacagccacaacaataacaacaataatagcggcagcagcagtaaacATAATAGCAACAGCGGCACACCAACAACCAGCATTGGAGGCGGCAGTTTTAGGCTTTCGCGTCGAATCTTTGCTGAATCGGGCTCATCAGCCTCCACATCAGCCTCCAATTCTGGGATACCAACACCAACGCAACCACCATCGTTGccctggcagcagcaacatcctCAGCGTGGAGCCAGTCGCCTGACCACAGAGcgcgagcaacagcagcacctaAAGTTGCGCAAGAAGATAAGCTACTAG
- the LKRSDH gene encoding alpha-aminoadipic semialdehyde synthase, mitochondrial: MLRLLPLRPTIAPALTRQRHHSRVIAIRREDQSVWERRAPFGPTHVQKLVKQGVKVIVQPSNRRAYPMRAYMQAGAQIQEDISDASVIFGVKQVPIDALIPGKTYCFFSHTIKAQESNMPLLDAILEKKIRLIDYERIIDERGARQVAFGKYAGVAGMVNILHGIGLRLLALGHHTPFMHIGPAHNYRNSSMARQAIRDCGYEISLGMMPKSIGPLTFVFTGSGNVSQGAQEVFSELPVEYVPPEMLRKVAEHGNQNKLYGCEVSRSDHLERREGGGFDAKEYDEFPERYISTFSQKIAPYASVILNGIYWAVGSPKLISIPDAKNLLRPANTPWLPTSKGSPALPHRMLAICDISADPGGSIEFMNECTTIDTPFCLYDADRNKDTKSFKGPGVLVCSIDNMPTQLPRESTDLFGELLTPHVHDIIRSDAKKPLHEEHFSYPIQSAIIASNGELTESFQYIQELRDSQSNRSRHKMEGRSESHKKVLVLGAGMVSAPLVEWLHREKDVSITVCSQVKEEADRLAQQYAGVDSVYLDVHESTGHLQELCGKADVVVSLLPYSLHGMIARYCVAERTHMVTASYLNDEISALHEEARANGVTIMNEVGLDPGIDHLLALECIHEVQEKGAVVESFVSYCGGLPAPEHSNNALRYKFSWSPRGVLLNTLSAAKYLSQGQIVEISGGGELMSNPRSLDFLPGFALEGFPNRDSTKYGSLYGLGRDVHTLLRGTIRYKGFSESIKPMQLLGLIDPEPNALLHPSGPDVTWRQLVTHLLGMSDTSIFYENLKQKLVERLGDVDGIESLGLLDETPVVKLHSPLDTLSHYLSKRLAFERDERDLVVLRHEVGIRWPDGRREERGINFVVYGQPQGHSAMAMTVGKPAAIAAKMILDGEIQERGVLLPFTPDIYRPMLQRLRSEGLTATETSRWLN; this comes from the exons ATGTTGCGATTGCTTCCATTGCGACCAACAATCGCGCCTGCGCTCACCAGACAGCGTCAT CACAGCCGCGTAATTGCCATACGTCGCGAGGATCAATCGGTTTGGGAGCGTCGTGCGCCATTTGGACCCACGCATGTCCAGAAGCTTGTCAAGCAGGGCGTTAAGGTCATTGTACAGCCCTCCAATCGACGCGCCTATCCTATGCGG GCGTATATGCAAGCTGGTGCCCAGATACAGGAGGACATTAGCGATGCTTCCGTGATCTTTGGCGTTAAGCAGGTGCCCATCGATGCGTTGATTCCGGGCAAGACCTACTGCTTCTTCTCGCACACGATCAAGGCGCAAGAATCGAATATGCCACTGCTGGATGCCATACTCGAAAAG AAAATCCGCCTCATCGACTACGAGCGCATCATTGATGAGCGCGGCGCCCGCCAGGTGGCGTTTGGCAAATACGCTGGAGTAGCCGGCATGGTGAACATCCTGCATGGCATTGGCTTGCGCCTGCTGGCGCTGGGTCACCACACACCCTTCATGCACATAGGACCCGCTCATAACTATCGCAACTCCTCGATGGCCCGCCAGGCGATTCGCGACTGTGGCTATGAGATATCGCTGGGCATGATGCCCAAGTCCATTGGACCATTGACCTTTGTGTTTACCGGCTCCGGCAATGTGTCGCAGGGTGCGCAGGAAGTCTTCTCCGAGCTGCCCGTGGAGTATGTGCCGCCAGAGATGCTGCGCAAAGTGGCAGAGCACGGCA ACCAAAATAAGCTGTACGGCTGCGAGGTTAGCCGCTCGGATCATTTGGAGCGTCGCGAGGGCGGCGGCTTTGATGCCAAGGAGTATGACGAGTTTCCCGAACGTTATATTTCCACATTTAGCCAAAAAATTGCGCCCTACGCTTCGGTCATTCTCAATGGCATCTACTGGGCTGTGGGCAGCCCAAAGCTAATTAGCATTCCGGATGCCAAGAATCTGCTACGTCCGGCCAACACGCCCTGGCTGCCGACCAGTAAAGGCAGCCCTGCACTGCCACATCGCATGCTCGCCATTTGTGATATATCCGCCGATCCGGGCGGATCCATAGAGTTCATGAATGAGTGCACCACAATCGATACGCCCTTCTGTCTGTACGATGCGGACCGCAACAAGGATACCAAGAGTTTCAAGGGACCCGGAGTGCTGGTCTGCTCCATTGATAATATGCCCACGCAGCTGCCTCGCGAGTCTACCGATCTTTTCGGTGAACTCCTAACGCCTCATGTCCATGATATCATCAGGAGCGATGCCAAAAAGCCGCTGCACGAAGAGCACTTTTCCTATCCCATACAGTCG GCAATTATCGCCAGCAATGGCGAGCTGACCGAGAGCTTCCAGTATATTCAAGAGCTGCGCGATTCGCAGAGCAATCGCTCGCGCCACAAGATGGAAGGCCGTTCCGAGTCGCACAAGAAGGTGCTGGTGCTGGGCGCCGGCATGGTTTCCGCGCCATTGGTCGAGTGGCTGCACCGGGAGAAGGATGTGAGCATAACGGTGTGCTCGCAGGTAAAGGAGGAGGCGGATCGCTTGGCTCAACAGTATGCGGGCGTGGATAGCGTCTATTTGGACGTGCACGAGAGCACCGGGCATCTGCAGGAGCTGTGCGGCAAGGCGGATGTGGTTGTCTCCCTGCTGCCCTACAGCCTGCATGGCATGATTGCGCGCTACTGTGTGGCGGAACGCACCCACATGGTCACCGCCAGCTATCTGAATGATGAGATATCGGCACTGCATGAAGAGGCGCGCGCGAATGGTGTGACAATCATGAACGAGGTGGGCCTAGATCCGGGCATTGATCATCTGTTGGCCCTGGAGTGCATACACGAGGTGCAGGAGAAGGGCGCCGTTGTTGAATCCTTTGTCAGCTACTGTGGCGGCCTGCCCGCTCCGGAGCACTCCAATAATGCGCTGCGCTACAAGTTCTCGTGGTCGCCGCGTGGCGTGCTGCTCAATACCTTGTCGGCTGCCAAATATCTGAGCCAGGGCCAGATTGTGGAAATCTCTGGCGGTGGCGAGCTGATGTCCAATCCGCGCAGCTTGGACTTTTTGCCTGGCTTCGCGCTCGAGGGCTTCCCGAATCGCGATTCCACCAAATATGGCTCGCTCTATGGTCTGGGCCGGGATGTGCATACGCTGCTGCGCGGCACCATACGCTACAAAGGCTTCTCCGAGTCCATAAAGCCCATGCAGCTGTTGGGCCTGATTGATCCAGAGCCGAATGCCCTGCTGCATCCCAGCGGACCGGATGTCACATGGCGGCAGCTGGTCACACATCTGCTGGGCATGTCCGATACGAGCATCTTCTATGAGAACCTCAAACAGAAGCTGGTCGAGCGTCTGGGCGATGTGGATGGCATCGAGAGCTTGGGTTTGCTGGATGAAACGCCTGTTGTTAAACTCCATTCCCCGCTAGATACGCTCAGTCACTATTTGTCCAAGCGTTTGGCCTTTG AGCGTGACGAGCGCGATCTGGTCGTGCTGCGCCATGAGGTGGGCATACGTTGGCCCGACGGTCGTCGCGAGGAGCGCGGCATCAATTTTGTTGTCTATGGCCAGCCGCAGGGACACTCCGCCATGGCCATGACCGTGGGCAAGCCAGCTGCCATTGCGGCTAAAATGATTTTGGATG GTGAGATCCAGGAACGCGGCGTACTGCTGCCCTTCACGCCGGACATCTATCGCCCCATGTTGCAGCGTCTGCGCTCCGAGGGTCTGACTGCCACGGAGACATCCAGATGGCTCAATTAG
- the r2d2 gene encoding RISC-loading complex subunit tarbp2: MENKSSVSALQECCAQAKTGNPVYEYIDGEDGGYVCKVVLIDIEAYGNGRSKRDAKHLAAGNLMRKMRRLPGFTNLDADGDGEGQDNFNLNSVADELTNMNRDMLKELRDYCVRHDMPLPIIEIVQQSGSPNAPEFVACCSVASIKRYGKSDKKKDARQRAAIEMLCIISNDSDKASPETQLVSTKTGNTSELESTLEDVEAERRRKFKTYRELTDAGGEENQSVKLCDRHNYFKSFYPQLKEAAFEVLNSADHVTSKAKLLAVLGALKLNPRITPLEAKSMEPVLQIELNCDYDCVFIGPESKIYHDMIQYFRVMLV, from the exons atggaGAACAAGTCATCTGTTTCAGCGCTTCAAGAATGTTGTGCTCAGGCCAAGACTGGCAATCCTGTGTACGAATATATTGACGGCGAAGATGGCGGTTATGTTTGCAAAGTCGTTTTGATAGACATCGAAGCCTATGGAAATG GACGTTCCAAGCGTGATGCCAAGCATTTAGCTGCCGGCAATTTAATGCGCAAGATGCGAAGGCTGCCGGGCTTTACTAACTTGGATGCAGATGGCGACGGCGAAGGGCAGGACAACTTTAATTTAAACAGCGTGGCCGACGAGCTGACAAACATGAACCGCGACATGTTGAAGGAGCTGCGTGATTATTGCGTACGTCATGATATGCCGCTGCCTATCATTGAGATAGTGCAGCAGAGTGGCTCGCCAAATGCGCCCGAATTTGTGGCCTGCTGCTCCGTGGCCTCCATCAAGCGTTATGGCAAGTCTGACAAAAAGAAGGATGCACGCCAGCGCGCTGCTATTGAAATGCTGTGCATAATATCGAACGATTCGGACAAAGCTAGCCCAGAGACGCAGCTGGTGAGCACCAAGACGGGAAACACTAGCGAACTGGAGAGCACCCTTGAGGACGTAGAGGCCGAGCGTCGTCGCAAATTCAAAACATATCGCGAATTAACCGATGCCGGAGGCGAAGAAAATCAATCCGTCAAGCTATGCGATCGTCACAATTACTTCAAATCCTTCTATCCACAATTAAAGGAGGCCGCTTTTGAGGTTCTGAATTCCGCTGATCATGTTACGTCCAAGGCAAAGCTCTTGGCTGTGCTCGGCGCCCTTAAGCTAAATCCACGCATCACACCGCTGGAAGCAAAGTCAATGGAACCTGtgctgcaaattgaattgaattgtgATTACGATTGCGTGTTTATTGGTCCCGAGAGCAAGATCTATCATGACATGATCCAATACTTTCGTGTCATGTTGGTTTAG
- the Herp gene encoding homocysteine-responsive endoplasmic reticulum-resident ubiquitin-like domain member 2 protein produces MDDTAAATTPSPSPAAATAAGYDAARDKTNEGVAAAAAVAANSIRLLIKSSNQQYDDMNIESDLCWTVQRLKKQLSLVYPGKPEINDQKLIYSGKLLDDAQKLSEVIRSYKDVYQQHHIFHLVCANKNIAKAPYKATMPPKDTTPTAAPRRVDTNVNDNELRQRHMAAAVAAAAAQIPYQQPNLQQTIDSHPWLQLQNQAYQMAAAQGASASASTSATSQMAFQRQQVLLYNAWIQQWYAVYMQQTMQRTSGTGGVVPPAMLPPFMQGMPGLANNMGVPLVGHQPVPVAGATGPGAGQPNEEAAAQQPAARQVDGLNFPNIQEEPEMRDWLDSFFSFTRLAIFVTVLYFNSSPMRCLLVVLIASVIYLYHIGVLRRRRERNNNNINRNNNAGGNNNAAFAAVQQIQRMMDAAVEHDNNPQAAAEPAPVAAQEDAARPPAPASAGAEQADAAAAAAEAVAVEPANANNSVISIVRTFVITFFTSLLPEAPAL; encoded by the exons ATGGACGATACCGCTGCAGCCACAACGCCGTCGCCGTCCCCAGCGGCAGCTACGGCCGCTGGCTATGATGCTGCGCGCGACAAAACAAACGAAGgggtcgctgccgctgccgctgtcgcagCCAACAGCATAAGGCTCTTGATTAAATCGTCGAATCAGCAATACGACGACATGAACATCGAGAGTGATCTCTGCTGGACGGTGCAGAGGCTCAAGAAGCAGCTGTCCCTGGTGTATCCCGGCAAGCCG GAAATTAACGACCAGAAGCTCATCTATTCGGGCAAACTGCTGGATGATGCCCAAAAGCTATCGGAGGTTATACGCAGCTACAAGGATGTCTATCAGCAGCATCATATCTTTCATTTGGTGTGCGCTAACAAAAATATAGCCAAGGCACCGTATAAGGCGACCATGCCTCCAAAGGACACCACACCCACAGCCGCGCCGCGCCGCGTGGATACCAATGTCAATGACAACGAGCTGAGACAGCGTCATATGGCCGCCGCCGtcgcagctgccgctgctcagATTCCTTACCAACAGCCAAACCTACAGCAAACGATTGACTCTCATCCCTGGCTTCAGTTGCAAAATCAGGCGTATCAAATGGCTGCGGCTCAGGGCGCATCGGCATCAGCATCGACATCCGCAACTTCACAAATGGCTTTCCAGCGGCAGCAGGTGCTTCTGTACAATGCCTGGATCCAGCAGTGGTATGCAGTGTATATGCAACAGACGATGCAACG caCTAGCGGCACGGGCGGTGTTGTGCCACCTGCAATGCTGCCTCCCTTTATGCAAGGTATGCCTGGCCTAGCCAACAATATGGGTGTGCCGCTTGTGGGACATCAGCCGGTGCCAGTGGCGGGCGCTACTGGCCCTGGCGCTGGGCAGCCAAATGAGGAGGCCGCTGCACAGCAGCCGGCGGCCCGTCAAGTGGATGGACTCAATTTTCCTAACATACAAGAGGAGCCCGAGATGCGCGACTGGCTGGATAGTTTCTTTAGCTTTACCCGATTGGCCATTTTTGTAACagttttatatttcaattCCTCGCCAATGCGCTGTTTGCTGGTGGTGCTCATCGCAAGCGTTATTTATCT CTATCACATTGGTGTACTGCGACGTCGTCGcgagcgcaacaacaacaacatcaaccgcaacaacaatgctGGCGGCAACAATAATGCCGCCTTTGCGGCTGTGCAGCAAATACAACGCATGATGGACGCTGCCGTTGAGCATGACAATAATCCGCAGGCTGCCGCTGAACCAGCACCAGTCGCTGCACAGGAGGACGCAGCTCGGCCACCAGCGCCAGCTAGCGCTGGTGCGGAACAGgccgatgctgctgctgctgccgctgaggctgtggctgttgagcCAGCGAATGCCAATAACTCTGTGATTTCTATTGTGCGCACCTTTGTCATAACATTCTTCACATCGCTGCTGCCCGAGGCGCCGGCGTTGTAA